ACATCAGTTTTACACGTAAACCTTATTTGCAAATTCTGTTTTTGAACATCAGTTATAGTCTGAAGCCCTTAGATTTGTTTACAATGTAGCTTGTGTGTTTATTTTAGGATTTTCTTATACTAACATCTATTGCATTCGGTTTCAGGTTTTGGGGAGTGGTTTTGAGGTGATTTCTGTTGGAAGAAAAAAGCTTGTTCGTTCTGTTCCAACAGAGTTGAACAAAGACCATTTCATAGTTGGTGAAATGGGTGAAGCTGAGAACAGTTCAGTGCTTAGAAGAACACTCAAGAGTCTTTGTGTTAGTAATGGTTGGTCTTATGGCGTTTTCTAGTGTTTCGACCAAAGAAATCCCATGTAAGTTTTTTCTTTTTGTTCGTTTTGTCTTTTCTTCTTTACACCACACTCCTTTTGTTCTTTTCTTAATCAATTCTAtaactttttttaaaattttaaaatatttttcccaGTCACATTTGAGATTTGTGTACCCATGGTTTTCTCAAATCAAGCATAgttctttcttattttctttttcaaaGAATAACTCAAGCTGAGAAAATGAAAATGCTTTACATgggtttttttaaaattatttggagagaaaaataaaaaattaatgttgCTCAAAACCCAAATTTTGTTTTTCTTAATCTGCATTTTTCACTCTGAGATTTGTGAAATTTCATTTAACCATTATAATAAGTTAGCATCATTAAGAAGATAATGGATTTgcaatatgtattttctcaatattAATTTAGCTAACTGTGAATTATGCTCTTTGGAATGGTCTCAGGCTGTTGTCTCTTGAAGATGCCTACTTTGAGAACCCAGTTGGAGCTGTCATTGAAAATATGCTATTAAAAGTCCATGTGCTTGGAGAAGGGTATGCCCCTAaacatttgtttttttctttataaatGTGTCGAATGCATTAGAgaaaatatttgtttcttttctctaaaaaataataaagttgaTTAGAGGAAAATAGAGGGCTAATGTTTGTTGTTTGTATATGTGTCAATGTAGAATTATTGGTCAAACTGCTTTAAATGGGAAGTACCAATGGATTCAAGCTGATGGGCCAAGTGGGGAATGGAATTCTTTTAGATCTACTGAAAATAAACACACATTTCAGGTATTTCGTCTTTCTTTTTCAGTTTTTAGAGTTGAAATCACATACATATGTTGAATTTTTTGAAGTTAGAATTCTTGTTATGTTTGCTTATTTTGTGAATTTTCTTTCACTCTACAGGATGATTCTGAGGTTTGCTATCAGTTTTCCTCTGGAATAAAGgtacaatttttttctttttgagtaCTTTAATTGAGATTAGTATGGTAGAAACTTGTACTTTAACGAGTTCACTCCAGTTTTTGGTGATGACAATTACAAACAGTTGGGGGAAAACAATTGCTCTGCATTGAACTCTAATCAATGCTCACCTTCTGTATCTGATATTCATTGCAAAAAAATGAAGTTATTAGTCTGTTTTTCTGTTTGAGTTCAAATTATATTTTCTGTTTTTGTCATACAGTTATTAGTTAACTCCTGATATATTCTTTCCACTGCCTATGCCTGTTTTCATTCGCTGTTACTGGTTTTGAATTCAGGTATGTTAGCAGCGACTTTGGTAACCATCCTCTGTCTCATCTGATGGTTTCTGTCTTTGGCTGCGTATCCAATCAGAAGTGGAGCATTTTATAGATGTCTCATCCATGTCATCTGATATGATTGCCAGGATGATTTGATACGCTGAACAGACTAAGAACATCTTAAGTAATTTAGTTGCTGCTGTTGACAATTTGTGGTATCTAAAAGATGGAATACATACTGTAGTCTTGAAAAAACTTTCAGAAAATGGTAAGAGCTATGTGGGTTTTacagttttatttttgtatgatacTTCGAGCACTGATCTGTAGACTTATCTTTTGCATCTTTTAGGTTCGAGAGATGGAAAAATGGAAGGAAGGAATACATACTGCTTTGAGACGTTCTGTGAGGGAAATTGGGTATGTTTTTTAGCTTGTCTTTTTTATCTTTAGTAGTGTCTCTGTTACTTTTATTATTTCTAATGATGATTATCAACATTTTAATaaagtataatattttattttctgtcAATTTTTTGTGTAGTTTTCTGTTTCTTTCTCAACTGTCTTTTCTTTGAATTGTTTCTCATTGTAAAGCTTTCTCAATCTTGTTTCTTTTGGTACTCGTGCATATCAAATAAAAAAACATGCTGATTGCTGACGCGTTTAAAAGGTCTCTTTATAGTTAGCTGTGACATAAACAGAGGTCACGTTGGTGCTTCTTCATTCCTGCTATTGGGCTGCACTTATTTGGTTTTCAAATTGTTGCATTGCATTGCGTCCAATATTTTTGAACTTGTTTGAGGacatttactttatttttatagCTAAAAAAATTCGACACCAGGATCTAGAGAGTCCTTTTGATACAAGCCTATTAGACTACTAACTttgaacttttatttattttgatttattgtaGATTGGATGTAGCAGAGCAAAGTGGAGAGGTTACACGATCTGTCTCTGGCCCAGTACTTCCAAGGTATTAGAGGCTCCGCATAGTGAtcatttaattgtttgtttttaattttttaacaagtgatacaaattttacTCGGACATTTCCATCACATCTGTTGGCTTCAttgctaattttcttttattctatGATGTTGGTATCAGGAAAAACTATGGGAATGCTGACATACATGTGGAGAGACAACTTATGCCCCGTGTTCTTGCTTGTACCAATGGCCCCACTGATTGGAATGAAGCTTTGGATATTATTTCTTTTGGTTCTCCCGAGCAGGTACTTGTGGTTTATATGTACTTTTATATTAGAAGAAATATTAGTTATGAGAAAACTCTAGCTTGTCTCTTACAGTTAATACGCCTTGTGTTTTGTAAGGGTAAGCTTTaggtttttatttttgatttatcGTAAAGCCAATGGGAGAATTTTCAGTTATTACGTGGAAAAACTAAGTGATAAgtaaatataatatatgtatgtataaaaaAAAGAGTATGGTTAGCGGGTCTTGTGGCTAATTACTAAGGCTATTAGCAATTATTCTGGTTAAAAAAAGAGTAATTCTTGCAGCTATTATTCCCCTTCCCCTTATATTCTCCTTGCAGCTATTATTCTGGTTAAAAAAGAGTAACTCTTACATTTTGGTCTGATTTAATAATTCAAATGTCTGGCCTCATTGCTATACATTTTATTTGTTATGAAAGCTTTCGTTTGTGTTTGTAGGGTAGAGCAACTTTGTTTATTGTTTAttgttcctttttctctttttctcttcttctttgttatttttatttttccaaaaTTAAAAAAGTTTTAATATTTGTGTGCCTTTTTGCAGTCTGTTGAAGGAATGAAAGTCGTGTGTCATGAGCTGACACAAGCCACTAATGATCCAGAAGGTAGTGCAATGGATGAACTTATTAAAGATGCAGACAGACTTGTTTCAGGCCTTGCAAACAAGGTAGCGCTTTACTCTGTCCTTCCCTGTACTTTAGTTTTTGTTTCtgggttttgtttttttttttggcattatTTAGGCTTTGATTATGAACTTTTTCCCATAAAATAGGTTGTCAAGACCTTTGATTTCAGCTTGACAGGAGCATCATCTAGATCTTGTAAATATGTTCTCAACACCCTCATGCAGGTAAGTTTGGTTTATGTTGTTGTTGAATGTCTTAATGCTAACActgtactctgtttttccattttttttatatacctTACTATAAACCTAACTAGTTGATGTAAATTTCTAATTGATTTTTATACATTTCAAAACAAGAGACTGGCTTATGCTGTCAAGGAAAGCACTCTTGATAGTCTAATTACTGAGCTCCTTCTATGGCTGTTGGATGAGAGAGTTCCACATCTGTGTGGATGCCAGTGTGTTTTCCTTTCTATCACTATCtaaaagtgttatattattttataatataatgttttagattaaataaatgtgacatagaatgtcacatattgtaacatataatagcgagttacattatttggatatatgtgaaatattcaaacatgtaacatatttggtattacaaattcatcacaaatttgtaactcctaaatatcacccattattgtgtagatttgttgttacacaatattgagatgaatttcttaaagccatatgagaaatggctgatagagatgtgattttaactcccatattgtgtatggaagttacaaaatcaagtgggaataaattggaacgttttggaaaaaaacttaaaaattggttgctgaaaatgaccaagggccgcggcgcttgaaacaagcgccgcggccctagtggctgacaacttcatacaatttcggtttttatccaattttgaacgattccaacaatcaagtaactcccaaatctctattttaattccataaaacacccaattaatcattggtaacagccatgggggttggtggaatttgaaattcaaagggtgtctctaaactctataaataggagcctaatgctcacttgtaagacacaccatttctatccactagagcacttggctagaaacaccttgaggcttgattattccagaaagcatttccaaaatctgtgagagatcccttagtacttgagttagggggaaataagcttttggacaaatgtttcaaaccttgttcaagttggtgatccccaatactcttcactttggttgtgtgagtgagagttctttgttcattgttcttattcttgttcttttattctattgcttttcttttcttctattattcactcttttacatgtatctttt
The genomic region above belongs to Humulus lupulus chromosome 1, drHumLupu1.1, whole genome shotgun sequence and contains:
- the LOC133819698 gene encoding protein MOR1-like, producing MEKWKEGIHTALRRSVREIGLDVAEQSGEVTRSVSGPVLPRKNYGNADIHVERQLMPRVLACTNGPTDWNEALDIISFGSPEQSVEGMKVVCHELTQATNDPEGSAMDELIKDADRLVSGLANKVALYSVLPCTLVFVSGFCFFFWHYLGFDYELFPIK